One part of the Tachysurus vachellii isolate PV-2020 chromosome 6, HZAU_Pvac_v1, whole genome shotgun sequence genome encodes these proteins:
- the dok1a gene encoding docking protein 1: protein MDTHVKRGEVHLQHQKYSEKWKRYWLNLYPNSRNGVARLELTETGPERSPVIVRKQPDRKIIRLAYCISVVRLPPHAEALPGDNMAAFCVDTDEKRLVFAVEKEGCGEWMEKICEIAFQKNSNNVPQPMLQMEENEIYASREEVFDFPVTVQQSEASVRCSLQGAYWLQVGEDMLMLKDTDSKQRVMAWPYKLLRRYGRDKVTFSIEAGRRCDSGPGAFIFDTKQGDEILSLMELAIQQQKSLVVTGGSSGVISPCSSLPKRPSSGNQLDIQINTSSDFGFSPAHSSSVCPIGSVESDCIKLVTGSFQTTPRQLGESISVPEIVYSNPVDAVELDKCMHTQSVRSLIEKNSNLACCYTENLEPVYSDPVDVIQPKISPQKYVSANLTKSTETLHDVSDSQSEPVYAEICNVTPYPSQQKGSVVQNEEERIYSLPVVCSVHKAQEGIPTKDANNSKQNMKSNVTEEVIYSQVNKPKKSTKPHDKCNIYKAKEIMSEDLGLI, encoded by the exons ATGGATACCCATGTAAAACGAGGAGAGGTTCACTTACAACACCAGAAATATTCTGAG AAATGGAAACGGTACTGGCTAAACCTTTACCCAAACAGCCGGAATGGTGTGGCTCGATTGGAGCTCACAGAAACAGGCCCAGAACGATCGCCAGTTATTGTCCGGAAGCAGCCAGACCGCAAGATTATAAGGCTAGCTTACTGTATTAGTGTTGTTCGACTCCCCCCACATGCAGAGGCCCTGCCTGGGGACAATATGGCAGCCTTTTGTGTAGATACAGATGAAAAGAGGCTGGTGTTTGCTGTAGAGAAAGAGGGCTGTGGAGAGTGGATGGAAAAGATCTGTGAAATTGCCTTTCag AAGAACAGTAATAATGTGCCACAGCCCATGCTACAGATGGAAGAGAATGAAATCTATGCTTCCAGAGAAGAAG TGTTTGATTTTCCGGTGACTGTACAGCAGTCTGAGGCATCAGTGCGCTGTAGTCTGCAGGGAGCATATTGGTTACAGGTTGGTGAGGACATGCTCATGCTAAAGGACACTGACAGCAAGCAGAGAGTGATGGCATGGCCCTACAAGCTACTGCGCCGCTATGGGCGAGACAAG GTGACTTTCTCGATTGAGGCAGGCAGACGCTGTGATTCTGGCCCTGGTGCCTTCATATTTGACACCAAGCAAGGTGATGAGATACTGAGTCTCATGGAACTTGCCATCCAGCAGCAGAAGAGTCTGGTTGTCACTGGAGGTAGCTCTGGTGTTATCTCACCTTGCTCCTCATTGCCTAAGCGACCAAGCAGTGGCAACCAGCTGGACATTCAAATCAACACCAGTTCTGACTTTGGCTTTAGTCCTGCACACTCAAGTTCTGTATGTCCAATAGGATCAGTTGAATCAGATTGCATCAAACTTGTTACTGGCTCTTTCCAAACAACACCGAGGCAACTCGGTGAATCTATTTCTGTGCCtgaaattgtttactcaaatccTGTTGATGCTGTTGAGTTAGACAAGtgtatgcacacacaatcaGTCAGGTCACTGATTGAGAAAAACAGTAATCTTGCTTGTTGCTATACTGAGAACTTAGAACCAGTGTATTCAGATCCTGTTGATGTTATCCAGCCTAAAATTAGTCCCCAAAAATATGTCTCTGCTAATCTAACGAAATCAACAGAAACACTTCATGATGTCAGTGACAGTCAGTCAGAACCAGTGTATGCAGAGATATGTAATGTCACACCATACCCATCGCAGCAAAAGGGAAGTGTGGTTCAGAATGAGGAAGAACGTATCTACAGTTTACCAGTGGTCTGTTCAGTTCACAAAGCACAGGAGGGCATTCCTACCAAAGATGCAAACAACAGTAAGCAGAACATGAAAAGCAACGTTACGGAGGAAGTCATTTACAGTCAAGTCAACAAACCAAAGAAATCCACAAAGCCTCATGACAAGTGCAACATTTACAAAGCAAAAGAGATAATGTCTGAAGACCTCGGACTGATTTAA
- the paip2b gene encoding polyadenylate-binding protein-interacting protein 2B, with translation MQLHMNDPDVGLKAGQVTVLPKKEILSITGVVFGLIRDKNVDIMPEPAEINSPEVAKTPGGSSGSGKEDSMLNGHKEGEANPFAEYMWMENEEEYNRQVEEELLEQEFLERCFQEMLEEEDQDWFIPARDLPSGVGHIQQQFSGLSVNDSNAEDIARKSSLNPEAKEFVPGVKY, from the exons ATGCAGCTCCACATGAATGATCCTGACGTGGGATTGAAGGCTGGCCAGGTAACGGTGTTGCCGAAAAAGGAAATTTTATCTATCACAGGAGTTGTTTTTGGGCTTATTCGGGATAAAAACGTCGACATAATGCCTG AGCCTGCAGAAATTAACAGTCCTGAGGTTGCAAAGACGCCAGGTGGTAGCAGTGGCTCTGGGAAAGAAGACAGCATGCTGAACGGACACAAGGAAGGAGAAGCCAACCCCTTTGCAGAGTACATGTGGATGGAGAATGAAGAGGAGTACAACAGGCAG GTGGAGGAAGAGCTTTTGGAGCAGGAGTTTCTGGAGCGCTGTTTCCAAGAAATGTTAGAAGAGGAAGATCAAGATTGGTTCATTCCTGCACGGGACCTTCCTTCTGGTGTTGGACACATTCAGCAACAGTTCAGTGGGCTGTCTGTCAATGACTCGAATGCTGAAGACATTGCA cGCAAAAGCAGTTTGAACCCAGAAGCGAAGGAGTTTGTGCCGGGAGTAAAATACTAG